In Aeromicrobium wangtongii, the DNA window CCACGTTCCTCGAGGTCGCCTACCTGCTGATCCACGGCGAGCTGCCCACCAAGGAGCAGCACGACCAGTGGGTGCACGAGATCACGTTCCACACGTTCGTGCACGAGAACGTCAAGTCGCTGATGCAGGGCTTCCGCTACGACGCACACCCCATGGGCATGCTGCTGTCGAGCGTGGGTGCGCTGTCGACGTTCTACCCGGAGGCGCGCAACATCTCCGATCCGGCGGTCCGCCACGAGCAGGTCGTGCGCATGATCGCCAAGATGCCGACGCTCGGCGCCTGGTCGTTCCGCCACGCCCAGGGCAAGCCGTACGTCTACCCCGACAACGACCTGTCGTACACCGAGAACTTCCTCTCGATGCTGTTCAAGATGTCCGAGCCCAAGTACGACCCGGACCCGCGCCTGGCCAAGGCCCTGGACGTCCTGCTGATCCTGCACGCCGATCACGAGCAGAACTGCTCGACCAATGCGGTGCGCTCGGTCGGCTCCAGCCAGGTCGACCCGTACTCCGCGGTCAGCGCCGGCATCGCCGCCCTCTACGGCCCGCTGCACGGCGGCGCCAACGAAGCGGTGCTGAAGATGCTCAAGCGCATCGGCAGCAAGGAGAACATCCCGGCGTTCATCGAGGGCGTCAAGAACGGCGACGAGAAGCTCATGGGCTTCGGTCACCGCGTCTACAAGAACTACGACCCGCGCGCCACGATCATCAAGAAGGCCTGCGACGACGTCTTCGAGGTCACGGGTGTCAACCCGCTGCTCGAGATCGCGCAGGAGCTGGAGAAGATCGCGCTCGAGGACGAGTACTTCGTCAAGCGCAAGCTCTACCCCAACGTGGACTTCTACTCGGGCCTGATCTACGAGGCGCTGCAGTTCCCGCCGGAGATGTTCACGGTGCTGTTCGCGATCGGCCGCACGCCCGGCTGGCTCGCACAGTGGTCGGAGCTGGTGGACGACAAGGAGCAGAAGATCGCTCGCCCCAAGCAGATCTACACCGGTGACCGCCGGCTGGAGTTCGTGCCCGCCGCGGAGCGCTGGGCCAACGAGTCCTAGGCCACACCGCCCGACCGAGCCCCTGACCCACCGGGTCAGGGGCTTTGTCGTCGCTCCGAGTGGCGCAAACCTGGCTGCGAGTGGCGCAGATCCGGACGACCCGCCGTCTCAGAACCTCACTTGTGCACCACTCGCGCGACCGCAAGCGGGAGGCGGCCCCAGCGGGCCCGTTGTGGCTAGTCGGGGCAGGAGTCCTGGTAGGTCAGGATGCGGACGGGGTCGCTGTAGGCGAAGCGGTAGGAGCCAGTCGTGGGCATCCGGACCTTGTAGGAGCGGTCGACGATGGTCGTGGGCCGGTCGATGAACGTGAACCGGCCGGAGGAGCGCACCCGCGCGTACCCCTCGATCTGCCACCTGCCGCCATCGAGCCGCTTGTAGACCCTGACCTGCTTGCCGGGTCGGACCGGCGACACCGTCCCGGTCAGCCGCAGCAGGTCGCCGGTGGGGCGGCCCTCGCAGGTCAGGACGGGGAAGGTCGGCCACGGCTTGGCCTTGAGGGTCACGGTGAACCGTTTCGCGGCCGCGTCCGCAGCACCGGGCAGCGCGATCAGGAGAGAAGCGGTCATCACGGCCACCAGGAATCTACGCATCACGGGCCACCTTCGTCGATCAGCACACCGTAGACCCGCACGTCCCTCCTGTCACGAAGGTGACACAGCGATAGCGTGGGCTCGTGCGGCTGCGACTCGATCTCTCCTACGACGGCACGAACTTTCGCGGCTGGGCGACCCAACCGGGCCTGCGGACCGTCCAGGGCGAGGTGGAGTCGGCGCTCGGCACGATCCTGCGCCTCGACCCAGCGCCCCAGCTGACCTGCGCCGGACGCACCGACGCCGGCGTCCACGCGCGCGGTCAGGTCGCGCACGTGGATCTGGACGGGGTCGACCCGGATGCGCTCCAGCGCCGCCTACGGCGCCTCCTGCCCGATGACATCGCCCTGCGGGCGCTGACGGTCGCCCCGGAGGGCTTCGACGCCCGGTTCGCCGCGCTCGAGCGGCGGTACGTCTACCGGATCTGCGACGCCCCGCCCGGCCCGGACCCCCTCGCGCGGCACGCCGTGGTCCGGTGGCGCCACCGGCTGGACGTGGACGCCATGAATGCGGCTGCGACCCACCTGCTGGGCGAGCACGACTTCGCCGCGTTCTGCAAGAAGCGCGAGGGCGCCACCACGATCCGCACCCTGCTGGAGCTGCGGGCCGAGCGGACCGGCGACCTGATCGAGACGACCGTCCGCGCCGATGCGTTCTGCCACTCCATGGTGCGCGCCCTGATGGGGGCCCTGGTGGCGGTCGGCGAGGGTCGCTTCCCGGCCGACTGGTCCGGTGAGGTCCTGGCCGCGGCCGCCCGTGACACCCGGGTCAGGGTCATGCCGGCCCACGGGCTCGTCCTGGAGGAGGTCGTCTACCCCGACGACTCCGGGCTGGCCGCCCGCGCGCTGCAGTCGCGGCGCAGGAGGGATGCCTGAGCGGTCTGCTCGATGGCACACTGACCCGATGACTGTCACCTGGGACGATGTCGTGGCCATGGCCACCGGGCTGCCCGAGGTCGCCGAGGCGACGACGTGGGGCACCCCGTCGCTCAAGGTGGCCGGCAAGCTCATGGCGCGCCTGCGCACCGAGGACGACGGCGGCCTGGCCGTGAAGTGCTCGGCCGCCGACAAGGAGGCGCTGGTCGCCGGTCCCGATCCGGCGTACTACACGCTTCCCCACTACGACCGGTCAAACTACGTCCTGGTCGATCTCGACCGCGCCGACCGCGACGAGCTGGCCGAGCTCATCGCGGACGCGTGGCACATCGCCGCTCCGGCGAGGCTGCGCAAGCAGCGACCCTGAGCGGCGACGCGGCCATGGTCAGGGCTGCGGGAGCGCGATGTCGGCGATGTCCTTGTTGAACTTCGCGACCTTCGTGAATCGTCCACTCAGCAGATCGACCCGGTACAGCGTCGCGAGTCCCCCGCTCGTCGGGCGCAGGGACGCGTAGCCGGTGTTGCTGGCCGCTCGGTCGCCTGCGAGCGTGCTGACGATGTCGAAGCCCGCGATGGGACCCTGACGCGGCCCGAACGGCCCGGTGACGTTGAGGGCGCCGGAGTTCGCCGGCACCTGCTGCACGACCTGGTCGCGGGTCGTGTCGAGGTCGAACAGGGCCGAACCCGTACGTGGATCGTTGTCGTTGTTCGTGTACGCCGCTGCGCTCACGCCCGTGGCCGTCGTGCCGTCGTACGCAAGAGGAGCGTCCACGGCGGTGGTCGCTGTCGCCTGCGTGACGTCGTGGCGCAGGTTCTGTCCCGTGTCGCTGACGACGCGCAGGCGATCGGCCGCAGGGTTGAAGTCGACGCCGAAGTGGGTTCCCTGGAGCGCCACGCTGAGCTGCGAGACCTTGGTGACCTGCCCGTTGCCGGCGTTGATGCGATACACGCCGCCCTGGTTGCCCACGCCGTAGAACGTGCGGTTGGCGGGACGCTGGTCGATCCCGACGAGCCGGGCGTCGCCGACCAGTCCCTTGGCCTGGCCGAGCGCCTTGGTGCGCTTGGCGGTCTTGAGCTCGAAGATCGTGAGGTTCCTGCCGTTGGAGGACAGGCCCAGTGCCAGCCTGGAGCTCAGCACTGCCGAGGACGTCGGTGCCGCCTCCGCCGTGCCGAGGACCGCGACGATACCGCCGGTTCCCAGTGTCGTGACCGCGCCGAGCGCGATGAGCCGTCGTGTCAGGTGTCGCATGGTGTCCCCCATCGTCGGGGCCGGCCTCGTTGCCGGCCTTTCTGGGATACTCCCCCGGCCGTGCCGAGATGTCGATGCCCGCGGGGCAACCGATTGTGCCCACTGGGAGACTGGAGCCGTGGCAGAGCACTACTTCGACGGGTCACCCGCGAGCGAGGACCGGCGCAAGGACGTCACAGCGGTCGTGTGGGGCCGGGAGATGGTCTTCACGACCTCCGGTGGCGTCTTCAGCCACGACGGCCTCGACAAGGCCACTGCCGTGCTGCTGCGGCACTACGCAGCCCCGACCGCCGGCGTCGTGCTCGACCTCGGCTGCGGATGGGGCCCGATCGCGTGCGCGGTCGCCACG includes these proteins:
- a CDS encoding citrate synthase — translated: MTENHTLTVRDNRTGEEYELPITDGTIRAGDLGKIGKTEDEPGLAVYDPGFTNTASTRSSVTFIDGDKGILEYRGYPIEQLAEKSTFLEVAYLLIHGELPTKEQHDQWVHEITFHTFVHENVKSLMQGFRYDAHPMGMLLSSVGALSTFYPEARNISDPAVRHEQVVRMIAKMPTLGAWSFRHAQGKPYVYPDNDLSYTENFLSMLFKMSEPKYDPDPRLAKALDVLLILHADHEQNCSTNAVRSVGSSQVDPYSAVSAGIAALYGPLHGGANEAVLKMLKRIGSKENIPAFIEGVKNGDEKLMGFGHRVYKNYDPRATIIKKACDDVFEVTGVNPLLEIAQELEKIALEDEYFVKRKLYPNVDFYSGLIYEALQFPPEMFTVLFAIGRTPGWLAQWSELVDDKEQKIARPKQIYTGDRRLEFVPAAERWANES
- the truA gene encoding tRNA pseudouridine(38-40) synthase TruA, with protein sequence MRLRLDLSYDGTNFRGWATQPGLRTVQGEVESALGTILRLDPAPQLTCAGRTDAGVHARGQVAHVDLDGVDPDALQRRLRRLLPDDIALRALTVAPEGFDARFAALERRYVYRICDAPPGPDPLARHAVVRWRHRLDVDAMNAAATHLLGEHDFAAFCKKREGATTIRTLLELRAERTGDLIETTVRADAFCHSMVRALMGALVAVGEGRFPADWSGEVLAAAARDTRVRVMPAHGLVLEEVVYPDDSGLAARALQSRRRRDA
- a CDS encoding MmcQ/YjbR family DNA-binding protein; protein product: MTVTWDDVVAMATGLPEVAEATTWGTPSLKVAGKLMARLRTEDDGGLAVKCSAADKEALVAGPDPAYYTLPHYDRSNYVLVDLDRADRDELAELIADAWHIAAPARLRKQRP
- a CDS encoding DUF4394 domain-containing protein, which codes for MRHLTRRLIALGAVTTLGTGGIVAVLGTAEAAPTSSAVLSSRLALGLSSNGRNLTIFELKTAKRTKALGQAKGLVGDARLVGIDQRPANRTFYGVGNQGGVYRINAGNGQVTKVSQLSVALQGTHFGVDFNPAADRLRVVSDTGQNLRHDVTQATATTAVDAPLAYDGTTATGVSAAAYTNNDNDPRTGSALFDLDTTRDQVVQQVPANSGALNVTGPFGPRQGPIAGFDIVSTLAGDRAASNTGYASLRPTSGGLATLYRVDLLSGRFTKVAKFNKDIADIALPQP